A section of the Microbacterium sp. MM2322 genome encodes:
- a CDS encoding vitamin K epoxide reductase family protein yields the protein MTTRTRSPRPTLFAIWLIFAGVVGWFAAFELTTERFRLLENPGASASCDISLLVQCGKNLESAQGSVFGFPNPILGLTGWMAPIVVGAALLAGARFARWFWLLFGLGVTAAFAFVLWLITQSVFVLATLCPWCMVTWSVTIPTFFAVAVHLVREGAIPASAAVRRKADALMAWTPLMAIVAFAVVGVIAQVRLDWISEFTR from the coding sequence ATGACCACGCGGACCCGCTCCCCCCGCCCGACCCTCTTCGCGATCTGGCTGATCTTCGCCGGTGTCGTGGGGTGGTTCGCGGCTTTCGAACTGACCACGGAGCGCTTCCGCCTGCTCGAGAACCCGGGCGCGTCGGCATCGTGCGACATCAGCCTGCTCGTCCAGTGCGGCAAGAACCTGGAGTCCGCGCAGGGTTCCGTGTTCGGCTTTCCGAACCCGATCCTCGGCCTGACGGGCTGGATGGCGCCGATCGTCGTCGGGGCGGCACTTCTCGCCGGCGCCCGCTTCGCGCGCTGGTTCTGGCTGCTGTTCGGGCTCGGTGTGACCGCTGCCTTCGCGTTCGTCCTGTGGCTCATCACCCAGAGCGTCTTCGTGCTCGCGACGCTCTGCCCGTGGTGCATGGTGACGTGGTCGGTCACGATCCCCACGTTCTTCGCGGTCGCCGTCCACCTCGTCCGAGAAGGCGCGATACCGGCATCCGCCGCTGTCCGCCGCAAGGCCGACGCCCTCATGGCGTGGACGCCTCTCATGGCGATCGTCGCCTTCGCCGTGGTCGGCGTGATCGCGCAGGTGCGACTGGACTGGATCTCGGAGTTCACCCGCTGA
- a CDS encoding MetQ/NlpA family ABC transporter substrate-binding protein — protein sequence MSPRRITLAAALTAAAVALLAGCASPAAPGTGEVQTLRVGAVTSPMTDIVEAAADEIEDGYKIDLVEVADYVTINKMLAAGDIDANFSQHKPYMEEFNAANDADLTAVQPIYNFTIAFYSKTLDDIADLPKGATVAIPNDASNTGRALKMLADAKIITLAEGVDPYAATVDDIAENPKDLQFLELQINQLNTAYDEADLVFQWPSHIATLGLTPQDDGLLTELDDRFALQLVVPGTEKDAASTKALVDAFTSEPVRKIIDGNKTIETAF from the coding sequence ATGTCCCCGCGCCGCATCACCCTCGCCGCCGCACTCACCGCTGCCGCCGTCGCCCTCCTCGCCGGCTGCGCCTCCCCCGCCGCGCCCGGCACCGGCGAGGTCCAGACCCTCCGTGTCGGCGCCGTCACCTCACCCATGACCGACATCGTGGAGGCCGCCGCCGACGAGATCGAAGACGGCTACAAGATCGACCTCGTCGAGGTCGCCGACTACGTCACGATCAACAAGATGCTCGCCGCGGGAGACATCGACGCGAACTTCTCGCAGCACAAGCCCTACATGGAGGAGTTCAACGCCGCCAACGACGCGGACCTCACCGCCGTGCAGCCGATCTACAACTTCACGATCGCGTTCTACTCGAAGACCCTCGACGACATCGCCGATCTGCCGAAGGGCGCGACCGTCGCGATTCCGAACGACGCGTCGAACACCGGGCGAGCGCTGAAGATGCTCGCCGACGCGAAGATCATCACCCTCGCCGAGGGCGTCGACCCGTACGCCGCGACCGTCGACGACATCGCCGAGAACCCGAAGGACCTGCAGTTCCTCGAGCTGCAGATCAACCAGCTCAACACGGCCTACGACGAGGCCGACCTCGTCTTCCAGTGGCCGTCGCACATCGCCACTCTCGGCCTCACTCCGCAGGACGACGGCCTGCTCACCGAGCTCGACGACCGCTTCGCGCTGCAGCTCGTCGTCCCCGGCACAGAGAAGGATGCCGCCTCGACCAAGGCTCTGGTCGACGCGTTCACGAGCGAACCGGTCCGGAAGATCATCGACGGCAACAAGACCATCGAGACCGCTTTCTGA
- a CDS encoding DUF4233 domain-containing protein — MSRKPRVRRQRGAQESLLSVILGFESIVAFLAGLSVYGLKALPAGIEPWWGIVGGVVLGILMIVLSAFTRYRWGVIAGGALQVLIALGAFLVPALLIAAAVFGALYVYGTIKGGALDERNATLAAEAEKNGD; from the coding sequence ATGAGTCGGAAGCCGCGCGTCCGCCGTCAGCGCGGTGCTCAGGAGTCGCTCCTCTCGGTGATCCTCGGCTTCGAGTCGATCGTCGCGTTCCTCGCGGGCCTCTCGGTCTACGGATTGAAGGCACTGCCGGCGGGGATCGAGCCGTGGTGGGGCATCGTCGGCGGTGTCGTCCTCGGCATCCTGATGATCGTTCTCAGCGCGTTCACCCGGTACCGCTGGGGTGTCATCGCGGGCGGAGCACTGCAAGTGCTCATCGCGCTCGGTGCGTTCCTCGTGCCGGCGCTCCTCATCGCGGCGGCCGTTTTCGGCGCGTTGTACGTGTATGGCACCATCAAGGGCGGCGCGCTCGACGAGCGCAACGCCACACTCGCCGCCGAGGCGGAGAAGAACGGAGACTGA
- the ileS gene encoding isoleucine--tRNA ligase: protein MTYPRPSAFGPAADATTPVVPSPRFPDVERDVLAFWEHDDTFRASIAQRDGADEWVFYDGPPFANGLPHYGHLLTGYAKDLFPRFQTMRGKKVDRVFGWDTHGLPAELEAMKQLGITEKSEIEDMGIAAFNAKARSSVLEYTQEWESYVTRQARWVDFERGYKTLDTGYMESVLWAFKELYEKDLAYEGHRVLPYCWRDETPLSNHELRMDDDVYKMRQDPSVTVTFPLVGAKAEALGLTAVRALAWTTTPWTLPTNLALAVGPDIEYVVLPGGPAGAADVHEDALEGESHRYLLAAELLANYAKDLGYASAEEAREAVDQTVRGADLADVSYDRLFDYYADEETWGTQNAWRILVDDYVTTTDGTGIVHQAPAYGEDDQRVTAAAGIPLIMSLDDGGRFLSPVTDVAGELWMDANRPLIRLLKGEGRLLREASYEHSYPHCWRCRNPLIYKAVSSWFVRVTSIKDRLVELNDQITWAPENVKHGQFGKWLEGARDWSISRNRFWGSPIPVWKSDDPEYPRVDVYGSLADLERDFGRLPVNDEGEVDLHRPFIDELTRPNPDDPTGNSTMRRIEDVFDVWFDSGSMPYAQVHYPFENRDWFDEHAPADFIVEYIGQTRGWFYVMHVLSGALFDRPAFAGVACHGIVLGSDGQKMSKSLRNYPDVSEVFDRDGSDAMRWFLMSSSVLRGGNLVVTEEGIRSGVREFLLPLWNAWYFFSTYANAAGGQDGTGYEAARRTDSTNVLDRHILALLGDLVRDVATDLEALDSTMAAAKLRDFAEALTNWYIRRSRDRFWVGVDAADPTTTEAFDTLYTVLETLTRVAAPLIPLVSERVWQGLTGGRSVHLADWPDADEFAPASDIREAMDTVREVSSVANALRKKEGKRVRLPLASLTVAVAGADALAQFEDIVREELNVKAVEVIELTEGLAEQYGISQRLAVNARAAGPRLGKQVQHVIKGAKAGLWTEEDGVVVVDGIALEPGEYDLTLEAGGVAEGTAIALLPRAGFVLLDTTTTPELEAEGLARDVIRAVQDARKAAGFEVSDRIALQLTFDHSADAEAVAGAFDVADVAGETLAVADLVATADGATLRGEALRSSPEHTASVPAGTYANAGDFTIGVRRIGATS, encoded by the coding sequence ATGACCTACCCCCGACCTTCCGCCTTCGGCCCCGCCGCCGACGCGACCACCCCGGTCGTCCCGAGCCCGCGGTTCCCCGACGTCGAGCGCGACGTCCTCGCCTTCTGGGAACACGACGACACGTTCCGCGCCTCGATCGCCCAGCGCGACGGCGCCGACGAGTGGGTCTTCTACGATGGCCCGCCGTTCGCCAACGGTTTGCCGCACTACGGCCACCTGCTCACCGGGTACGCGAAGGACCTCTTCCCGCGTTTCCAGACCATGCGCGGCAAGAAGGTCGACCGGGTCTTCGGCTGGGACACCCACGGGCTCCCCGCAGAGCTCGAGGCGATGAAGCAACTCGGCATCACCGAGAAGAGCGAGATCGAGGACATGGGGATCGCAGCCTTCAACGCGAAGGCGCGATCGTCCGTCCTGGAGTACACGCAGGAGTGGGAGAGCTACGTCACCCGCCAGGCGCGCTGGGTCGACTTCGAGCGCGGCTACAAGACGCTCGACACCGGGTACATGGAGTCCGTCCTCTGGGCGTTCAAGGAGCTCTACGAGAAGGACCTCGCGTACGAGGGTCACCGCGTGCTGCCCTACTGCTGGCGCGACGAGACCCCGCTCTCCAACCATGAGCTGCGGATGGACGATGACGTCTACAAGATGCGTCAGGACCCCTCCGTGACGGTCACGTTCCCGCTCGTCGGGGCGAAGGCGGAAGCACTCGGCCTGACCGCCGTCAGGGCGCTCGCCTGGACGACCACCCCGTGGACCCTCCCGACCAACCTCGCGCTCGCCGTCGGCCCCGACATCGAGTACGTCGTCCTGCCCGGCGGTCCGGCCGGTGCCGCCGACGTCCACGAGGACGCGCTCGAGGGCGAGTCCCACCGCTACCTGCTGGCCGCGGAGCTCTTGGCGAACTACGCGAAGGACCTCGGATACGCGTCGGCTGAGGAGGCCCGCGAGGCCGTCGACCAGACCGTCCGCGGTGCGGACCTCGCCGACGTCTCCTACGACCGCCTCTTCGACTACTACGCCGATGAGGAGACCTGGGGCACGCAGAACGCGTGGCGCATCCTCGTCGACGACTACGTCACGACGACCGACGGTACCGGCATCGTCCATCAGGCCCCGGCCTACGGTGAGGACGACCAGCGCGTGACGGCGGCGGCCGGCATCCCGCTCATCATGAGCCTCGACGACGGGGGTCGCTTCCTGTCGCCGGTGACCGACGTCGCCGGCGAGCTCTGGATGGACGCCAACCGTCCGCTCATCCGCCTGTTGAAGGGTGAGGGCAGACTGCTCCGCGAAGCGAGCTATGAGCACTCGTACCCGCACTGCTGGCGCTGCCGGAACCCTCTCATCTACAAGGCCGTCTCGAGCTGGTTCGTCCGGGTGACCTCGATTAAGGACCGCCTCGTCGAGCTCAACGACCAGATCACCTGGGCGCCCGAGAACGTCAAGCACGGCCAGTTCGGCAAGTGGCTCGAGGGTGCGCGCGACTGGTCGATCAGCCGCAACCGCTTCTGGGGATCACCGATCCCGGTCTGGAAGAGCGACGACCCCGAGTACCCGCGGGTCGACGTCTACGGCTCGCTCGCCGACCTCGAGCGCGACTTCGGACGGCTGCCCGTGAACGACGAGGGCGAAGTCGACCTGCACCGTCCGTTCATCGATGAGCTCACCCGACCGAACCCCGACGACCCGACCGGCAACTCAACGATGCGCCGCATCGAGGACGTCTTCGACGTCTGGTTCGACTCCGGATCGATGCCGTACGCCCAGGTGCACTACCCGTTCGAGAACCGCGACTGGTTCGACGAGCATGCGCCGGCCGACTTCATCGTCGAGTACATCGGGCAGACGCGCGGCTGGTTCTACGTCATGCACGTGCTGTCGGGTGCGCTGTTCGACCGACCCGCGTTCGCCGGCGTCGCCTGCCATGGCATCGTCCTCGGCAGCGACGGGCAGAAGATGTCGAAGTCGCTCCGCAACTACCCGGACGTCAGCGAGGTCTTCGATCGCGACGGCTCCGACGCGATGCGCTGGTTCCTGATGAGCTCGTCCGTCCTCCGCGGCGGCAACCTCGTCGTGACCGAGGAGGGCATCCGTTCGGGTGTCCGCGAGTTCCTCTTGCCGCTGTGGAACGCGTGGTACTTCTTCTCGACGTACGCCAACGCTGCGGGGGGACAAGACGGCACCGGGTACGAGGCGGCGCGTCGGACGGACTCGACGAACGTCCTCGACCGCCACATCCTCGCCCTGCTCGGCGACCTCGTCCGCGACGTGGCCACCGACCTCGAGGCGCTCGACTCGACGATGGCTGCGGCCAAGCTCCGCGACTTCGCCGAGGCGCTCACGAACTGGTACATCCGGCGTTCGCGCGACCGGTTCTGGGTGGGGGTGGATGCCGCCGACCCCACCACGACCGAGGCGTTCGACACCCTCTACACGGTGCTCGAGACGCTCACCCGCGTCGCGGCACCGCTCATCCCGCTCGTCTCCGAGCGCGTGTGGCAGGGCCTGACCGGCGGACGCAGCGTGCACCTGGCGGACTGGCCCGACGCCGACGAGTTCGCGCCCGCATCCGACATCCGCGAGGCCATGGACACCGTCCGTGAGGTCTCGTCGGTCGCGAACGCCCTCCGCAAGAAGGAAGGCAAGCGCGTTCGCCTGCCGCTCGCGTCGCTGACCGTCGCCGTCGCCGGAGCCGACGCTCTCGCGCAGTTCGAGGACATCGTCCGCGAGGAGCTGAATGTGAAGGCGGTCGAGGTCATCGAGCTGACCGAGGGCCTCGCCGAGCAGTACGGCATCAGCCAGCGCCTCGCGGTCAACGCGCGTGCCGCTGGCCCGCGCCTCGGCAAGCAGGTGCAGCACGTCATCAAGGGTGCCAAGGCCGGCCTCTGGACCGAGGAGGACGGCGTGGTCGTCGTCGACGGCATCGCGCTGGAGCCCGGGGAGTACGACCTCACGCTCGAGGCCGGTGGTGTCGCGGAGGGCACGGCGATCGCGCTTCTCCCGCGTGCCGGGTTCGTCCTGCTCGACACGACCACGACGCCCGAGCTCGAGGCCGAGGGTCTGGCGCGCGACGTCATCCGCGCCGTGCAGGATGCCCGCAAGGCCGCCGGGTTCGAGGTGAGCGACCGCATCGCGCTGCAGCTCACCTTCGACCACAGCGCCGACGCCGAGGCGGTCGCAGGCGCGTTCGACGTTGCCGATGTCGCGGGGGAGACCCTCGCGGTGGCCGACCTCGTCGCCACCGCGGACGGCGCCACCCTCCGGGGCGAGGCGCTCCGCTCGAGCCCCGAGCACACAGCATCCGTCCCCGCCGGCACGTATGCGAACGCCGGCGACTTCACGATCGGCGTCCGCCGGATCGGAGCGACCTCATGA
- a CDS encoding GNAT family N-acetyltransferase: MTLRTARLVLRDMGEEDLPALRTILTDPAAMTAYEGAFTDAECRAWLERNLQRYADDGFGLWAVELADAPGEMIGQCGITRQRIDDDDVLEVGYLFQRAHWHRGYATEAAAASRDWAFRKLDAPTVWAKVRDTNVASMNVAIRLGMTIRRRFVTHYRGVDMPHFGFAVDR, translated from the coding sequence GTGACGCTGCGGACGGCCCGGCTGGTCCTCCGCGACATGGGCGAGGAGGACCTGCCGGCGCTCCGCACGATCCTCACCGACCCGGCCGCGATGACCGCCTACGAGGGAGCATTCACCGACGCGGAGTGCCGGGCGTGGCTCGAGCGCAACCTCCAGCGCTATGCGGACGACGGGTTCGGACTCTGGGCCGTCGAACTCGCCGACGCGCCGGGCGAGATGATCGGGCAGTGCGGCATCACGCGGCAGCGCATCGACGACGACGACGTCCTCGAGGTCGGGTATCTCTTCCAGCGCGCGCATTGGCACCGGGGGTATGCGACCGAGGCCGCCGCGGCGTCCCGCGACTGGGCGTTCCGGAAGCTGGACGCCCCGACCGTCTGGGCGAAGGTCCGCGACACGAACGTCGCGTCGATGAACGTCGCCATCCGCCTCGGGATGACGATCCGTCGCCGCTTCGTCACGCACTACCGCGGCGTGGACATGCCGCACTTCGGGTTCGCCGTCGACCGCTAG
- a CDS encoding ABC transporter permease subunit: MTGQDDILASLGASLAARGDDLIEALGETGYMLGVSLAAAVLIGLPLGAAVYLTRPGGIVPQRVVWSIANFLINVIRSFPFLLLVVFLVPVTRAVYGTTFGTPAATFSLCVVAVAVYGRLVEQILREVSPGIPRVAETLGATVPQTVWRFLLPEALPGLVYALTSASISLLSYSTVLGVVGGGGIGDFALRYGYQEYDDVLMYFTILVILIIVLVIQAVGQRISVRLDHR, translated from the coding sequence ATGACCGGGCAGGACGACATCCTCGCGTCGCTCGGAGCATCGCTCGCGGCACGCGGCGACGACCTCATCGAGGCCCTCGGCGAGACGGGCTACATGCTCGGCGTCTCCCTCGCCGCGGCCGTGCTGATCGGCCTGCCACTCGGAGCGGCGGTCTATCTGACCCGCCCCGGCGGAATCGTTCCCCAGCGCGTGGTGTGGTCGATCGCGAACTTCCTCATCAACGTCATCCGCTCCTTCCCGTTCCTGCTGCTGGTCGTCTTCCTCGTCCCCGTGACGCGCGCCGTGTACGGCACGACCTTCGGGACGCCCGCCGCGACCTTCTCCCTCTGCGTCGTCGCCGTCGCCGTCTACGGCCGGCTGGTGGAGCAGATCCTCCGCGAAGTGAGCCCCGGCATCCCACGGGTCGCCGAGACCCTCGGCGCGACGGTGCCGCAGACCGTCTGGCGCTTCCTGCTGCCCGAAGCCCTGCCCGGTCTCGTGTACGCACTGACCTCGGCGTCGATCAGCCTGCTCTCGTACTCGACGGTGCTCGGGGTCGTCGGCGGCGGCGGTATCGGCGACTTCGCGCTGCGGTACGGCTACCAGGAGTACGACGACGTGCTCATGTACTTCACGATCCTCGTCATCCTCATCATCGTCCTCGTCATCCAGGCGGTCGGCCAGCGGATCTCGGTCCGCCTCGACCACCGGTGA
- a CDS encoding ATP-binding cassette domain-containing protein, whose translation MLATSPIALARAGVEYPGGVQGLDEVDLTVAAGEILGVIGESGAGKSTLLTALTGEVSATSGTVSVLGQNVGRLDRAGLRRLRRDIGVVFQGVHLLSNRTVRQNVEVALALRPRKERSAEAVDDALRFVGLDQRADAYPAQLSGGQRQRVGIARALVTRPRLLLCDEPTSALDAATAGEVLDLLRDARDRFGTTVIIVTHDLDVVRDVCDRVALFDDGRLVDVLTIAPAARRERESYLDRARRELGA comes from the coding sequence GTGCTGGCCACTTCACCCATCGCGCTCGCCCGCGCGGGTGTGGAGTACCCGGGCGGCGTGCAGGGCCTCGACGAGGTGGACCTGACCGTCGCGGCAGGAGAGATCCTCGGCGTGATCGGTGAGAGCGGTGCGGGCAAGAGCACTCTGCTGACTGCGCTGACGGGTGAGGTGTCCGCCACCTCCGGCACAGTCAGCGTGCTCGGCCAGAATGTCGGACGGCTCGATCGAGCGGGGCTCCGTCGGCTGCGGCGAGACATCGGCGTCGTCTTCCAGGGCGTGCATCTGCTGTCGAACCGGACGGTGCGGCAGAACGTCGAAGTCGCCCTCGCTCTCCGCCCACGTAAAGAGCGATCGGCGGAGGCTGTCGACGACGCGCTGCGCTTCGTCGGACTCGACCAGCGAGCGGATGCCTATCCGGCCCAACTCAGCGGTGGTCAGCGCCAGCGCGTCGGCATCGCCCGGGCCCTCGTGACGCGCCCCCGCCTGCTGCTGTGCGACGAGCCCACCTCTGCGCTTGACGCGGCGACGGCGGGGGAGGTCCTCGATCTGCTCCGAGACGCACGGGACCGCTTCGGGACGACGGTCATCATCGTCACCCACGACCTCGACGTCGTCCGCGACGTCTGCGACCGGGTGGCTCTCTTCGACGACGGCAGGCTCGTCGACGTTCTCACCATCGCACCCGCGGCACGCCGCGAGCGGGAGTCCTACCTCGACCGCGCCCGACGGGAGCTCGGCGCATGA
- a CDS encoding OsmC family protein encodes MSTRYRTAAINDDGGTGVSRVVGGLEVAVSNPLSPDADLSRSNPEQLLALAWATCLDATLQAIVAGAHRTRVRVEVELHDSVERGGYEFHVTAFVSAEGRTLAETDELVAAAHDRCPISRLLQGAATVGIRAEEWAS; translated from the coding sequence ATGAGCACCAGGTATCGGACCGCAGCAATCAACGACGACGGCGGAACCGGCGTTTCCCGGGTCGTCGGAGGCCTCGAGGTCGCCGTCTCGAACCCGCTCAGCCCCGACGCCGACCTCTCGCGCAGCAATCCGGAACAGCTTCTCGCCCTGGCCTGGGCCACCTGCCTCGACGCGACCCTGCAGGCGATCGTGGCGGGCGCGCACCGCACGCGGGTCCGCGTCGAGGTCGAACTCCACGACTCCGTCGAGCGCGGCGGGTACGAGTTCCACGTCACCGCTTTCGTCTCCGCAGAGGGCCGCACGCTCGCCGAGACGGACGAGCTCGTCGCGGCTGCGCACGACCGGTGCCCGATCTCGCGCCTGTTGCAGGGAGCAGCGACCGTCGGCATCCGTGCGGAGGAGTGGGCTTCCTAG
- a CDS encoding folylpolyglutamate synthase/dihydrofolate synthase family protein — MSDRTRADAVYAALLERQGERWVEPRVERTRRALELLGDPQRTYRVIHVTGTNGKTSTSRIAESIVRAHGLRTGLFTSPHLQRFTERIMVDGEPIADAAIADAWDEIAPIVALVDDELEQKDEPPLTFFELLTVLAFVSFADAPVDVAVIEVGMGGSWDATNTADGDVAVFAPIDIDHADKLGDTIGEIATVKAGIIKQGAAAVSAAQTPAAASVLASAARAKGASLAVEGEQFGLLDQKLAVGGQLFTLRGLAATYEELYLPLYGAHQGHNAALAITAVESLIGGGTQPIAADVLADGLGNVTSPGRLQLVGIAPTVIVDSAHNPHGARALVSALGDSFDFDEWGLVLGAFADKDVAGIVGTLAPAVAHVFATAPESDRAEEPDAVADLVEQTETPVTVHRDLAEAAEAARAWAAESDRRAVVIAGSVVLAGEAVVLAEAEDWKSGYRS, encoded by the coding sequence ATGAGCGACAGGACACGAGCGGATGCCGTCTACGCGGCGCTCCTGGAACGCCAGGGGGAGCGCTGGGTCGAGCCGCGCGTCGAGCGCACGCGGCGCGCCCTCGAGCTCCTCGGCGACCCGCAGCGGACGTACCGCGTCATCCATGTGACGGGCACGAACGGGAAGACCTCGACGAGCCGGATCGCCGAGTCGATCGTCCGAGCACACGGGCTCCGGACCGGACTGTTCACGAGCCCGCACCTGCAGCGCTTCACCGAGCGGATCATGGTCGACGGCGAGCCGATCGCCGACGCCGCGATCGCCGACGCCTGGGATGAGATCGCCCCCATCGTCGCGCTCGTCGACGACGAGCTCGAGCAGAAGGATGAGCCGCCGCTCACGTTCTTCGAGCTGCTCACGGTGCTCGCGTTCGTTTCGTTCGCCGACGCTCCGGTCGACGTCGCGGTGATCGAAGTCGGCATGGGGGGATCGTGGGATGCCACGAACACCGCCGACGGCGACGTCGCCGTGTTCGCGCCGATCGACATCGACCACGCCGACAAGCTCGGCGACACCATCGGAGAGATCGCGACCGTCAAGGCCGGGATCATCAAGCAGGGCGCTGCCGCCGTCTCCGCCGCGCAGACGCCCGCTGCGGCGAGCGTGCTCGCCTCGGCGGCTCGCGCTAAGGGCGCTTCGCTCGCGGTGGAGGGGGAGCAGTTCGGCTTGCTTGACCAGAAGCTCGCCGTGGGTGGTCAACTGTTCACCCTGCGCGGTCTGGCGGCGACCTACGAGGAGCTCTACCTGCCGCTCTACGGCGCGCACCAGGGGCACAACGCGGCGCTGGCGATCACCGCGGTCGAATCGCTGATCGGCGGCGGCACGCAGCCGATCGCGGCGGACGTCCTCGCCGACGGCCTCGGCAACGTGACGTCCCCGGGGCGGCTCCAGCTCGTCGGCATCGCCCCGACGGTGATCGTCGACAGCGCGCACAACCCGCACGGCGCCCGCGCGCTGGTGTCTGCGCTCGGCGACTCGTTCGACTTCGACGAGTGGGGTCTCGTGCTCGGGGCCTTCGCCGACAAGGACGTGGCCGGAATCGTCGGGACCCTCGCCCCGGCGGTCGCGCACGTGTTCGCGACGGCGCCCGAGTCCGACCGGGCTGAAGAGCCGGATGCCGTCGCCGACCTCGTCGAGCAGACCGAGACGCCCGTCACCGTGCACCGCGACCTCGCTGAGGCCGCCGAGGCTGCGCGCGCCTGGGCCGCGGAGTCCGATCGCCGCGCGGTCGTCATCGCGGGTAGCGTCGTCCTGGCCGGCGAGGCCGTCGTCCTCGCCGAGGCGGAGGACTGGAAGTCGGGGTACCGCTCATGA
- the ndk gene encoding nucleoside-diphosphate kinase has protein sequence MATEQTLVLVKPDGVARGLTGAILARIEAKGYSLVDIRLVEPDRERLEQHYAEHEGKPFYEPLLEFMMSGPAVAIRLAGNRVIEGFRSLAGTTDPTTAAPGTIRGDFGRDWGLAVQQNLVHGSDSVESANRELAIWFD, from the coding sequence ATGGCCACCGAACAGACACTCGTCCTCGTGAAGCCCGACGGTGTCGCGCGCGGGCTCACCGGTGCGATCCTGGCGCGCATCGAAGCGAAGGGGTACTCGCTCGTCGACATCCGCCTCGTGGAGCCCGACCGCGAGCGCCTCGAGCAGCACTACGCCGAGCACGAGGGCAAGCCCTTCTACGAGCCGCTCCTGGAGTTCATGATGTCGGGGCCGGCCGTGGCCATCCGCCTCGCCGGCAACCGCGTCATCGAGGGATTCCGCTCGCTCGCGGGCACGACCGACCCGACGACGGCCGCTCCCGGCACCATCCGTGGCGACTTCGGCCGCGACTGGGGCCTCGCCGTGCAGCAGAACCTCGTGCACGGCAGCGACAGCGTCGAATCCGCGAACCGCGAGCTCGCGATCTGGTTCGACTGA